A single genomic interval of Anopheles marshallii chromosome 2, idAnoMarsDA_429_01, whole genome shotgun sequence harbors:
- the LOC128719944 gene encoding dynein intermediate chain 3, ciliary translates to MDIQYVYQKERREFGKQCLFSDKNKVEFSEPANHELFREYILRDPVSIGTQYSRQMAISEANTESAEYEHHGILHSEGGWPKDVNYLDPEQTVRYRRKVEKDENYISQLMALTKPMEHCIFQNNAVNIYEKYFDDLDPAPLIERSSSRTLNVYRDPSIYKQPVTHLSWSPDGGTKIAVSHCNMNFGEVLGKAVCSYIWEVENPNAPLLRFKPISSMICLEYNQKDPTTLVCGMYNGQVAAWDTRNEQEPVMISEREHSHRAPVNSALWINSKSGTEFFSGSSDSQVMWWDTRKLSQPIDKLLMDPIKADEQDLSRSYGVSCLEYETSIPTRFMCGTEQGMLFSCNRKGKSPQEKIVFRMQCHTGPIYALTRNPAFVKNFLTIGDWIARIWSEDCRESSIVWTKNHDVMLTDGAWSPTRYSLFFVSRVDGVLDAWDLLQQHSEPTLSIKVCDESLKCLRAHESGRLVGTGSVKGATFLIEMSENMTSIRNDKPLLTAMLERENRREKILEAKSREMKLKVRTLNRQDEHTEDKPKLFQCRSACEAAEQEYLQMLEKERKSRHPEEYEEEYDPKKVRKPYKPENYESDGEHE, encoded by the exons ATGGATATACAGTATGTCTACCAGAAGGAGCGTCGTGAGTTTGGTAAACAGTGTCTGTTTTCCGACAAGAATAAGGTGGAATTTTCCGAACCGGCCAACCATGAGCTGTTCCGGGAGTACATTCTGCGTGATCCCGTATCGATTGGTACGCAGTACAGCCGCCAAATGGCTATCAGCGAGGCAAACACGGAGAGCGCGGAGTACGAGCATCACGGTATCCTGCACTCGGAAGGTGGGTGGCCGAAGGATGTGAACTACCTCGACCCGGAGCAAACCGTCCGATACAGACGGAAGGTGGAGAAGGATGAAAACTACATCAGCCAActgatggcgctgaccaaacCGATGGAGCACTGCATCTTCCAGAATAATGCGGTCAACATCTACGAGAAGTACTTCGACGATCTTGACCCCGCTCCACTGATCGAGCGTAGCAGCTCGCGTACGCTGAACGTCTACCGTGATCCGAGCATCTACAAGCAACCTGTAACGCATCTGTCCTGGTCACCTGACGGTGGCACCAAGATTGCCGTATCACACTGTAACATGAACTTTGGCGAGGTGCTCGGTAAGGCGGTCTGCTCGTACATTTGGGAGGTTGAGAATCCGAATGCTCCGTTGCTCCGCTTTAAACCCATCAGCTCGATGATCTGTCTCGAGTACAACCAGAAGGACCCGACGACACTGGTTTGCGGCATGTACAATGGGCAAGTAGCGGCCTGGGACACACGGAACGAGCAAGAGCCGGTCATGATCAGTGAGCGGGAGCATTCACACCGTGCCCCGGTCAATTCGGCCCTGTGGATTAACTCGAAAAGTGGTACCGAGTTTTTTTCCGGTTCGTCCGACAGCCAGGTGATGTGGTGGGATACACGTAAGCTTTCGCAACCGATCGATAAGCTGCTGATGGATCCGATTAAGGCGGACGAGCAGGATCTGTCGCGTTCGTACGGTGTTAGCTGTCTCGAGTACGAAACTTCCATACCGACGCGCTTCATGTGTGGCACAGAGCAGGGCATGCTGTTTTCCTGCAATCGCAAGGGGAAATCGCCCCAGGAGAAGATTGTGTTCCGG ATGCAATGCCACACAGGACCAATCTACGCGTTGACCCGCAATCCGGCGTTCGTGAAGAACTTCCTTACCATCGGTGATTGGATCGCGCGAATTTGGTCGGAGGACTGCCGGGAAAGTTCAATCGTCTGGACGAAGAATCACGACGTAATGCTCACGGATGGCGCCTGGAGTCCTACGCGCTACTCGCTGTTCTTCGTTAGCCGCGTGGACGGTGTGCTAGATGCGTGGGACCTTCTGCAGCAGCACAGCGAACCGACGCTTAGCATCAAGGTGTGCGACGAAAGCCTAAAGTGTCTGAGGGCACACGAATCGGGCCGGTTGGTCGGTACGGGTAGTGTGAAGGGTGCTACGTTTCTGATTGAAATGTCCGAAAACATGACATCGATACGGAACGATAAGCCACTGCTAACGGCG ATGCTTGAGCGTGAAAACCGTCGCGAAAAGATACTGGAGGCGAAGTCACGCGAGATGAAGCTAAAGGTCCGTACCTTGAACCGCCAGGACGAGCATACGGAGGACAAACCAAAACTATTCCAGTGTCGAT CCGCTTGCGAAGCTGCCGAGCAGGAATACCTGCAGATGCTGGAAAAGGAACGGAAATCGCGCCATCCAGAAGAGTACGAAGAAG AGTATGATCCAAAGAAAGTTCGGAAGCCCTACAAACCGGAGAACTACGAGTCGGACGGTGAACACGAGtag
- the LOC128708388 gene encoding protein hold'em has protein sequence MTSSEISTVKTIAQINDETRLFILVAGVIAKSEPRFFSSHAKSRGNFEAESNDTSIGTARGVITLTLRDSERDTINCTVWGKSDTITHYDNSFEVGDVVNVNRPQVSSTMFRRSEQYSPTVTSPYCLTINDQTQVAQITRHEGTQELQRFKALLKVPLVQPGTTIPLADIVAGGSGCNGETFNVLVVVRALRAKRDIRVARTNQIKSFREVVLMDCSHSGVLMKFWSDSYIRWSERWTPLQTVLLIVDARVEFSDYYKTICLAVDRKTIITQDPSLPQLNNLLNHAQTIPKQDIDVVCSLSSGAVDPSTINTVMTVQQIHDRTEGDCVQEQDQFTVLCYAMITRLDLDGPSRIVSERCVLCRTLIRGQDIACPKYDCPGHTSGAARESFFDITVDITDHTGTLTGCRMVSRVAESVLNCDVATFKRQSVEQKTLLKWKFLLDRCAVRLVVKRRSAVRFQNLFSIVDCTIADPAEVEEKLKVY, from the exons ATGACGTCGTCCGAAATTTCGACCGTTAAAACAATCGCGCAAATCAACGATGAGACGCGTCTCTTTATCCTGGTCGCTGGGGTGATAGCTAAGAGCGAACCACGTTTTTTCAGCAGCCACGCAAAGAGCCGTGGTAACTTCGAGGCTGAATCGAACGATACCAGCATCGGAACGGCACGTGGTGTAATAACGCTAACGCTTCGCGATTCTGAACGTGACACGATCAACTGCACCGTTTGGGGAAAATCAGATACAATCACACACTACGATAACTCGTTTGAGGTTGGAGATGTGGTTAATGTGAATCGGCCGCAGGTTTCTTCCACAATGTTTAGAAGATCAGAACAGTACTCACCGACCGTCACATCACCGTACTGCCTGACGATAAACGATCAGACGCAGGTTGCACAAATAACACGCCACGAGGGCACGCAGGAGCTGCAACGATTTAAAGCTCTGCTTAAGGTGCCGCTAGTGCAGCCCGGGACCACTATACCGCTGGCAGACATAGTAGCAGGCGGTTCCGGATGCAATGGAGAAACGTTCAACGTGCTCGTGGTTGTACGGGCGTTACGTGCGAAAAGGGATATTCGAGTGGCGCGAACTAACCAGATTAAATCGTTCCGCGAGGTAGTACTGATGGACTGTAGTCATTCCGGTGTGCTGATGAAGTTCTGGTCCGATAGCTACATAAGATGGTCCGAGCGGTGGACACCTCTGCAGACAGTACTACTCATAGTGGACGCTAGGGTGGAGTTTAGTGATTACTACAAAACCATCTGCCTGGCGGTGGACAGGAAGACGATCATCACGCAGGATCCCAGTCTGCCACAGTTGAACAATCTACTGAATCATGCGCAGACCATTCCTAAGCAGGACATTGATGTTGTCTGCTCGCTATCATCTGGTGCTGTTGATC ctTCCACCATTAACACGGTTATGACCGTGCAACAGATACACGATCGGACGGAAGGTGACTGCGTTCAGGAGCAGGATCAATTTACCGTCCTCTGCTACGCCATGATAACTCGACTCGATCTGGACGGCCCTTCCCGGATCGTAAGCGAACGTTGTGTGCTCTGCCGCACGCTTATACGCGGACAGGATATAGCTTGTCCCAAATACGACTGTCCAGGGCATACATCAGGTGCTGCTCGAGAATCGTTTTTCGACATTACCGTCGACATTACGGACCACACTGGAACGTTGACCGGTTGTCGGATGGTTAGCCGGGTGGCTGAATCCGTACTGAACTGTGATGTGGCTACATTTAAGCGCCAAAGTGTCGAACAGAAAACGCTGCTCAAGTGGAAGTTTCTGCTGGATCGATGTGCTGTTCGGCTGGTAGTAAAGAGACGTTCGGCGGTACGATTTCAGAATCTGTTTTCTATCGTTGATTGTACCATTGCCGATCCGGCCGAAGTGGAAGAAAAGTTAAAGGTATACTGA
- the LOC128707469 gene encoding 2-(3-amino-3-carboxypropyl)histidine synthase subunit 1 gives MAAVQVESQLPLANDTKIVKAKPVRKVFKGASRVINKIPATLLNDAELNEAIAALPTNYNFEVHKTIWRVRETKAKRVALQMPEGLLMFSLVISDIIERFTEADTVIMGDVTYGACCVDDFTAKALGADLLVHYGHSCLIPIDQTTGIKVLYVFVDIKIDTLHFVESVKLNFPRERKLAFVSTIQFVATLHASAKELREEGYDVLIPQSKPLSPGEILGCTAPRLANGVDPDGTSRTLIYLGDGRFHLEAAMIANPALEAYKYDPYEKKFTRELYDHETMRRNRKQAIDNARDAQRFGLILGTLGRQGSTKVLEHLEGRLKHHGREAIIILLSEIFPTKLARMEHIDAFVQVACPRLSIDWGTAFPKPLLTPYELSVVLGDAEWNIPECTAASEEKPKPVPNLEVAYPMDFYANASLGQWTPNFKKLDICENSNGGCCGRCKEEKDKVDAKETSARIAAQEE, from the exons ATGGCAGCAGTACAAGTGGAATCGCAGCTCCCATTAGCGAACGACACGAAGATCGTAAAGGCAAAACCAGTCCGCAAGGTTTTTAAGGGCGCATCGCGTGTTATCAATAAAATACCCGCCACCTTGCTAAACGATGCTGAACTTAACGAGGCCATCGCGGCCCTTCCCACGAACTACAATTTCGAGGTGCACAAAACCATCTGGCGTGTGCGGGAAACAAAGGCCAAACGTGTTGCACTGCAGATGCCAGAGGGTCTGCTGATGTTCTCGCTCGTGATCAGCGACATCATCGAACGCTTCACCGAAGCGGACACCGTCATCATGGGGGACGTCACGTACGGGGCCTGCTGTGTTGATGATTTTACCGCAAAAGCCCTAGGGGCGGATCTGCTCGTGCACTACGGGCACAGTTGTCTCATTCCGATTGATCAGACAACGGGCATCAAGGTGCTGTACGTATTCGTGGACATCAAGATCGACACACTGCACTTTGTTGAGAGCGTCAAGCTGAACTTCCCCCGCGAACGTAAGCTTGCCTTCGTCAGTACGATCCAGTTCGTGGCCACGCTGCACGCATCCGCTAAGGAGCTACGAGAGGAAGGATACGATGTACTAATACCGCAATCGAAACCACTCAGTCCGGGTGAAATTTTGGGCTGTACCGCACCACGACTGGCCAATGGGGTCGATCCGGATGGAACATCGCGCACCCTTATATACCTTGGCGATGGACGCTTCCATTTGGAGGCCGCCATGATCGCAAACCCGGCACTCGAAGCGTACAAGTACGATCCGTATGAGAAAAAGTTCACCCGAGAGCTGTACGACCACGAAACGATGCGTCGCAACCGGAAGCAAGCGATCGATAACGCTCGCGATGCACAGCGTTTCGGACTCATATTGGGGACACTAGGACGGCAAGGTTCAACGAAGGTGCTAGAACATCTTGAGGGTCGCCTGAAGCACCACGGGCGTGAAGCAATAATCATACTGCTGTCGGAGATCTTCCCCACGAAGCTTGCCCGCATGGAACACATCGATGCATTTGTTCAG gTTGCCTGCCCCCGACTTTCCATCGACTGGGGTACTGCCTTCCCAAAACCGTTACTTACCCCCTACGAACTTTCCGTTGTGCTGGGAGACGCCGAATGGAACATACCGGAGTGTACTGCAGCAAGTGAAGAGAAACCGAAACCCGTACCCAACCTAGAGGTTGCCTATCCGATGGACTTCTATGCTAATGCGAGTCTCGGCCAGTGGACACCCAACTTCAAAAAGCTTGATATCTGCGAAAACTCAAACGGTGGATGCTGTGGTCGATGCAAGGAGGAAAAGGACAAGGTAGACGCGAAGGAAACATCCGCACGGATCGCTGCACAAGAGGAATAG
- the LOC128707932 gene encoding protein argonaute-2-like, whose protein sequence is MGKKKQQKIILGAIGQPQEQSAAQNEQQQQPHSSQQQQRAQQVAQQQHPQGSQQQQGPQQHPQGSQQHQAAHQHPQGSQQQQGPQQRQQGSQQQQGPQQHPQGSQQQKEPQQHPQGSQQQQGPQQHQQGAKQQKGPRQQQHPQGSQQQQGPQQHPQGSQQQKEPQQHPQGSQQQQGPQQHQQGAKQKKWPQQQQHPQGSQQQTGPQHHPQGSQQQKEPQQHPQGSQQQQGPQQHQQGAKQQKWPQQQQHPQGSQQQTGPQHHPQGSQQQKEPQQHPQGSQQQQGPQQHQQEQTQFQKSDDKKPSIAGGSAPHRDASVSSLKSSGSGDGTLQPIEENLTQMRISKEKIRRTDLRPVLVRRGAQGTRGKKVTVEANFFRLLLDKLKGVAYHYDVAIEPDRPKKFLRAVFAQFCRENYPGVLMAYDGQKSAYTTRKITEKKAKLMYQPDDGGRAKEYTVQVKEAAQLDLAVLKTYMNSNDASFAKPMSAIQCLDVVLRCAYETNPNFVRFKRCVYMVPRNSIDIGKGHELWYGLFQSAVLGSRPYINLDVSHKAFPCAAPVLKVIRDFNRGNLDQLSGWVVNDLQSFLKGMDVIYKNPTGVTKRMRCNGLRDPANQQMFKMDDGTRLSVADYFLKHLKYRLNYPNLPVLHVGSTVRSIYVPAELCDIPGGQALTKNHPEECTRDIIRYAATNTQTRKQKIVDLATQIQYNKCPTLVDFGIAVGNEFEKVPARIIDAPPIEYARNEKIAPRSGVWRAEGKNFLQPSTELSRKPLRWRVLNLDGYTNETTVKKFGEMLQQQAMRCNVQMEPFDMGSTYVLVRNPNNALRDIGTLLEGIKKDNPTITIVILPSRGDAYAKVKQKAELASERIGLLTQCIKSMTVAKKGNDMSTLNNIMLKINAKTNGANHCVSQVAVPPLGRGKVMYIGADVTHPLSDDVPSVVGVTALYDLIGFRYNCSVRLQGARDEMIRDLENIVHRQLLLYQQYNGDLPERIMYYRDGVSDGQFSEILTIELQALHAAISRAKPGYKPAVTFIVVQKRHHTRFFPHGNCPSDGKNCNVPPGTVVDSEITLPDRYEFYLVSHAAVQGVAKPTKYVVLYDDSNCSPDHLQALTYNLCHLFARCNRSVSYPAPTYYAHLAAYRGRVYIKDRRINMNDLEKAYRDIQIISSVTDNNPMFFV, encoded by the exons ATGGGTAAAAAGAAGCAGCAGAAAATAA TACTTGGAGCCATCGGTCAGCCACAGGAACAATCGGCGGCTCAAaatgagcagcagcaacaaccgcaTAGctcgcaacagcagcaaagagCTCAACAAGTagctcagcagcaacatccGCAAGGttcacaacaacagcaaggacCTCAGCAACATCCGCAAGGTTCACAGCAGCATCAAGCAGCTCACCAACATCCGCAAGgttcgcaacaacagcaaggacCTCAGCAACGTCAGCAAG gttcgcaacaacagcaaggacCTCAGCAACATCCGCAAGGttcacagcagcaaaaagaacCTCAGCAACATCCGCAAGgttcgcaacaacagcaaggacctcagcaacatcagcaaggtgcgaagcaacaaaaagggccacggcagcagcaacatccgcAAGgttcgcaacaacagcaaggacCTCAGCAACATCCGCAAGGttcacagcagcaaaaagaacCTCAGCAACATCCGCAAGgttcgcaacaacagcaaggacctcagcaacatcagcaaggtgcgaagcaaaaaaaatggccacagcagcagcaacatccgcAAGGTTCACAGCAGCAAACAGGACCTCAGCATCATCCGCAAGGttcacagcagcaaaaagaacCTCAGCAACATCCGCAAGgttcgcaacaacagcaaggacctcagcaacatcagcaaggtgcgaagcaacaaaaatggccacaacagcagcaacatccgcAAGGTTCACAGCAGCAAACAGGACCTCAGCATCATCCGCAAGGttcacagcagcaaaaagaacCTCAGCAACATCCGCAAGgttcgcaacaacagcaaggacctcagcaacatcagcaag AACAGACCCAGTTCCAAAAATCAGACGATAAAAAACCTTCTATTGCTGGTGGTAGTGCGCCCCACCGTGACGCATCTGTCTCCTCTTTGAAATCCAGCGGTTCCGGTGATGGAACCCTTCAGCCCATCGAGGAAAACTTGACCCAAATGCGCATCTCGAAAGAAAAGATTCGCCGAACAGACTTGCGACCGGTATTGGTGCGCAGAGGAGCACAAGGTACTCGCGGTAAAAAGGTTACGGTAGAGGCCAATTTCTTCCGGCTGCTGCTCGACAAGCTGAAGGGTGTGGCGTACCACTATGATGTGGCGATCGAACCAGATCGGCCGAAAAAGTTCCTCCGTGCGGTGTTCGCCCAGTTCTGTCGAGAAAACTATCCCGGCGTATTGATGGCGTATGACGGACAGAAGAGTGCCTACACGACCCGCAAGATAACCGAGAAGAAGGCCAAGCTAATGTACCAACCGGACGATGGTGGCAGAGCGAAAGAGTACACCGTGCAGGTGAAGGAGGCCGCCCAGCTCGATCTGGCTGTGCTTAAAAC GTATATGAATTCCAATGATGCCTCGTTTGCCAAACCGATGAGCGCTATCCAGTGTCTGGATGTGGTGTTGCGTTGCGCCTATGAGACAAATCCCAACTTTGTAAGG TTCAAAAGATGTGTGTACATGGTTCCACGCAACAGCATCGACATCGGTAAGGGGCATGAGCTTTGGTACGGTCTGTTCCAGTCGGCCGTGCTCGGTTCACGGCCATACATCAACTTGGACGTATCGCACAAAGCGTTCCCGTGCGCGGCCCCTGTGCTGAAAGTGATCCGCGACTTTAACCGTGGCAACCTGGATCAACTCAGCGGGTGGGTGGTGAACGATCTGCAATCCTTCCTGAAGGGTATGGATGTGATCTACAAAAATCCAACGGGCGTTACGAAACGTATGCGATGCAATGGATTGCGGGATCCTGCCAACCAGCAGATGTTCAAAATGGATGACGGAACGCGTCTCTCGGTGGCGGACTATTTCCTCAAACATCTGAAATACCGGCTGAATTATCCAAATCTTCCCGTCCTCCATGTGGGTAGTACCGTGCGTTCGATTTACGTACCGGCTGAGCTTTGCGATATACCAGGTGGACAGGCGTTGACGAAAAACCACCCGGAGGAATGTACGCGCGATATCATTCGGTACGCCGCAACCAACACGCAGACACGGAAGCAAAAGATTGTTGATCTTGCAACACAGATTCAGTACAACAAATGTCCGACATTGGTGGATTTTGGCATCGCAGTCGGCAACGAGTTTGAGAAGGTACCGGCCCGCATAATCGATGCCCCACCGATCGAGTACGCGAGAAACGAAAAGATCGCTCCGCGGTCTGGTGTCTGGCGGGCTGAGGGTAAGAACTTCCTGCAACCCAGCACGGAACTGAGCCGCAAGCCGCTGCGATGGCGTGTACTGAATCTCGATGGGTATACAAATGAGACCACGGTGAAGAAGTTTGGAGAAATGTTACAACAGCAGGCCATGCGGTGCAACGTACAGATGGAACCGTTCGATATGGGCAGTACGTACGTGTTGGTGCGCAACCCCAACAATGCTCTCCGTGACATCGGTACACTGCTAGAAGGCATCAAGAAGGATAATCCTACGATCACGATTGTAATACTACCGAGCCGTGGCGATGCGTACGCAAAGGTTAAACAGAAGGCAGAGCTAGCCAGCGAGCGTATCGGGTTGCTGACGCAGTGCATTAAGAGTATGACGGTAGCAAAGAAGGGTAACGACATGAGCACCCTCAACAACATAATGCTAAAG ATAAACGCCAAAACGAATGGTGCAAATCACTGCGTTTCGCAGGTCGCCGTACCGCCGTTGGGGCGCGGAAAAGTTATGTACATCGGTGCGGACGTCACACATCCACTCAGCGACGATGTACCGAGTGTGGTTGGTGTGACAGCCCTGTACGATTTGATCGGTTTCCGGTACAATTGCAGCGTACGGCTGCAGGGTGCGCGTGATGAAATGATACGCGATCTGGAGAACATCGTACAccggcagctgctgctgtaccAGCAGTACAATGGTGACCTGCCGGAGCGTATCATGTACTACCGCGACGGTGTGTCGGATGGGCAGTTTTCGGAAATTCTCACCATCGAATTACAGGCACTGCATGCGGCTATATCGCGCGCCAAACCCGGCTACAAACCTGCGGTGACATTCATTGTTGTGCAGAAGCGCCATCACACACGATTCTTCCCGCACGGTAACTGTCCGTCGGATGGCAAGAACTGCAATGTACCGCCCGGTACAGTCGTGGACAGCGAGATCACCTTGCCAGATCGGTACGAATTCTATCTCGTAAGCCACGCGGCTGTACAGGGCGTTGCCAAACCGACCAAGTACGTTGTGCTGTACGATGATTCAAATTGCTCTCCGGACCACCTGCAAGCGTTGACATACAATCTGTGTCATCTGTTTGCGCGTTGTAACCGGTCCGTTTCCTATCCTGCACCAACCTATTATGCCCATCTGGCGGCTTATCGGGGTCGAGTGTACATTAAGGA tCGTCGTATCAATATGAACGATCTGGAAAAAGCTTATCGGGACATTCAAATTATTTCCTCCGTCACCGACAACAATCCCATGTTCTTCGTTTAA